In Papaver somniferum cultivar HN1 chromosome 1, ASM357369v1, whole genome shotgun sequence, a genomic segment contains:
- the LOC113312090 gene encoding tRNA (cytosine(34)-C(5))-methyltransferase-like — protein MGGVGRGGGQKRGRTQRKHFKQTRENVWKKTRSDSTNNNDNNNGENHQPGWEPFANQNLAFEAYYKEQGIVKEEEWKVFMNVLHKPLPAAFRINSSGQFYEDIRSQLENDFMKTLEFEVADGDEGIPVRPLPWYPNNMAWHSNFSRMQLRKNQSLERFHHFLKQANDIGNITRQEAVSMVPPLFLDVRPEHFVLDMCAAPGSKTFQLLEIIHQSSDSALPTGLVIANDVDAQRCNLLIHQTKRMCCANLIVTNHEAQHFPSCNLSKNGVDTSEHGNPDISQLLFDRVLCDVPCSGDGTLRKAPDIWRKWSGGMGNGVHRLQVQIAMRGIALLKVGGRMVYSTCSMNPVENEAVVAEILRRCGESVELLDVSTELPQLVRRPGIKSWKVRDKGVWLASYKDVSKYRRTAIVPSMFPSGQSFDAETVVPSGLDENVVPPSNDNDMENVDSDHVNKQSEILVSPTDALEMEVSDLPLERCMRIVPHDQNTGAFFIAILQKVSPLPAVSSSTKPKETLTNGNHKLPLKVSDEVPRETNSAEPSAISNVESSDGKTEVGATGLNSREVVEEENEKEHTENVNAETDTKKAGGNRRLQNQGKWRGVDPVVFFREDTVLSSIKDFYGISDSFPLNDHLVTRNTDFQSCKRIYYISKSVQDVMKLNFQVGQQLKIISIGLKAFERQTVKEDSASECMYRISSEGLPLLLPYISKQILCASLADFKHLLQYRSIKFQDFVNPQFGEKASSEIKLGCCIVVLQTEDQPTSKPMDASTIAIGCWRGKSSVSVMVPETDCQELLERLSARLGFEMVPVKEKPTVRRGKKDDAEEKLVKEPVEEEAIVG, from the exons aTGGGTGGAGTAGGAAGAGGTGGTGGACAAAAGAGAGGAAGAACACAGAGAAAACACTTTAAACAGACTAGAGAAAACGTTTGGAAGAAAACTAGATCTGATTCTACTAACAACAATGATAATAACAATGGTGAAAATCACCAACCAGGGTGGGAACCTTTTGCTAATCAGAACTTAGCTTTTGAAGCTTATTACAAA GAACAAGGTATAGTGAAGGAGGAGGAATGGAAAGTGTTTATGAATGTTCTTCATAAACCATTGCCAGCTGCTTTCAGAATCAATTCTAG TGGACAATTTTATGAGGATATTCGTTCCCAGCTAGAGAATGACTTTATGAAAACTCTTGAATTCGAG gtggctgatggtgatgaagggataCCTGTCAGACCATTACCTTGGTATCCTAATAATATGGCTTGGCATTCGAATTTTTCAAGAATGCAGTTACGCAAGAATCAATCTCTTGAGAG GTTTCATCATTTCTTGAAGCAAGCAAATGATATTGGAAACATAACACGACAAGAGGCTGTTAGCATG GTACCCCCACTGTTCCTGGATGTACGGCCTGAACATTTCGTACTTGATA TGTGTGCAGCTCCTGGCTCGAAAACGTTCCAATTACTTGAGATAATACATCAATCATCTGACTCAGCACTGCCTACTGGACTG GTTATCGCTAATGATGTGGACGCCCAAAGGTGTAACCTTCTCATCCACCAGACCAAGAGAATGTGTTGTGCCAACTTGATAGTTACCAACCATGAGGCTCAGCACTTCCCCAGCTGCAATTTGAGCAAAAACGGCGTAGACACATCTGAACATGGAAATCCAGATATCAGTCAACTCTTGTTTGATCGAGTCTTATGTGACGTTCCATGCAGTGGAGATGGAACTCTTCGCAAGGCTCCTGACATTTGGAGGAAGTG GAGTGGAGGTATGGGCAACGGAGTGCATCGCCTTCAAGTGCAGATCGCTATGCGTG GTATTGCTTTGCTTAAAGTAGGTGGAAGAATGGTATACTCAACCTGTTCGATGAATCCCGTCGAGAATGAAGCTGTGGTTGCTGAG ATTCTGAGGAGATGTGGGGAATCTGTTGAACTTCTTGATGTCTCTACCGAGCTCCCTCAATTGGTCCGTCGCCCGGGAATTAAGAGTTGGAAG GTCCGTGATAAGGGTGTATGGTTAGCTTCTTACAAAGATGTGTCTAAGTACCGCAGAACTGCCATTGTGCCAAGCATGTTTCCTTCCGGTCAAAGCTTTGATGCCGAAACAGTGGTTCCTTCAGGGTTAGATGAAAACGTGGTTCCTCCTAGCAATGACAATGACATGGAGAATGTAGATTCTGATCATGTCAACAAGCAGTCCGAGATCCTTGTGAGTCCAACTGATGCTTTGGAGATGGAGGTTTCAGATCTCCCTCTAGAACGTTGCATGAGGATAGTGCCCCATGATCAGAACACTGGAGCTTTTTTCATTgcaattcttcagaaagtatCCCCTCTTCCTG CGGTTTCAAGTTCCACCAAACCGAAGGAAACTTTAACAAACGGGAATCACAAGTTACCCTTGAAGGTATCAGATGAGGTACCCAGAGAAACTAATAGCGCAGAACCATCCGCTATATCAAATGTGGAATCATCAGATGGAAAAACAGAGGTTGGTGCTACAGGACTTAATTCTCGTGAGGTAGtcgaagaagaaaatgagaaagaacACACAGAGAATGTGAATGCAGAGACGGACACTAAGAAAGCTGGAGGTAACCGGAGGTTGCAAAATCAAGGCAAGTGGAGAGGTGTTGATCCAGTTGTTTTTTTCCGGGAGGACACTGTTCTTAGTAGTATTAAGGATTTCTATGGAATCAGTGATTCATTCCCATTGAATGATCACCTTGTGACGCGAAATACTGATTTCCAGAGTTGTAAGAGAATTTACTACATTTCAAAGTCAGTTCAGGATGTTATGAAGCTGAATTTTCAAGTCGGGCAACAACTGAAGATAATATCTATTGGTCTAAAGGCCTTT GAGCGACAAACAGTAAAAGAAGATAGTGCTTCCGAATGCATGTACCGTATATCGTCTGAAGGATTACCATTACTTCTTCCTTACATCAGCAAGCAAATCCTATGTGCATCCTTGGCGGACTTCAAGCACCTGTTGCAGTACAGGTCTATCAAATTTCAAGATTTTGTCAATCCTCAATTTGGCGAGAAGGCATCATCGGAGATTAAGTTAGGGTGTTGTATTGTTGTACTGCAAACAG AAGATCAACCTACTTCAAAACCTATGGATGCATCGACAATAGCTATTGGTTGTTGGAGAGGGAAGTCCAGTGTAAGTGTAATGGTTCCAGAAACAGACTGCCAAGAACTTCTTGAGAGGCTTTCTGCACGTTTGGGGTTCGAGATGGTTCCGGTGAAAGAAAAACCAACAGTTAGGAGAGGAAAGAAAGATGATGCTGAAGAGAAGCTAGTGAAAGAACCAGTAGAAGAAGAAGCTATAGTTGGTTGA
- the LOC113312113 gene encoding gamma-interferon-responsive lysosomal thiol protein-like, with protein MASPSPTQFSAALVLLCLLVFSFSTTTSSSKVAVAVAVAVAPPQVNEHTISKSSVAASVEKVSLTVYYSSESVRSANFIAYNLMKILENGLIDFVDLKLVPFGKSRLLKNGTILCERGSKECELNRLQACAMNVIPGAYNYYYPFIYCTEVIVSEGKTTEDWLQCLEVGNQYKDSIYKCFTNGLGEKLQLHNAKVTASLNPHLEFVPWVTVNDLPIRHDTRNFIRYVCKAYRRGAVPYACRGEIRS; from the exons ATGGCTTCCCCTTCTCCTACTCAATTTTCTGCTGCTCTGGTTCTTCTATGTCTTTTGGTTTTCTCATTTTCCACGACTACATCTTCATCTAAagttgcagttgcagttgcagttgcagttgcTCCTCCTCAAGTAAATGAGCATACAATCTCAAAATCTTCAGTTGCTGCTTCTGTTGAAAAGGTGTCTTTAACAGTCTACTACAGTTCTGAATCTGTTAGATCTGCAAACTTCATCGCCTACAACCTAATGAAAATTCTCGAAAACGGGCTCATTGATTTTGTTGATCTTAAACTAGTTCCTTTCGGAAAATCTCGTCTATTGAAAAACGGAACAATCCTCTGCGAG CGCGGCTCCAAAGAATGTGAATTGAACAGATTGCAAGCATGTGCCATGAATGTAATTCCTGGTGCCTATAATTACTATTACCCTTTCATATACTGCACGGAGGTGATTGTTTCTGAAGGAAAGACTACCGAGGATTGGTTACAATGCTTAGAGGTCGGAAACCAGTACAAGGACAGTATTTACAAATGCTTCACCAATGGATTGGGTGAAAAA CTTCAGTTGCACAATGCGAAAGTGACTGCCTCCCTCAATCCTCATCTAGAATTTGTTCCCTGGGTTACTGTGAACGACCTTCCTATACGCCAT GATACTCGAAACTTTATTAGATACGTCTGTAAAGCATACAGAAGAGGTGCTGTTCCTTACGCGTGTAGGGGGGAAATAAGGAGTTAA
- the LOC113312095 gene encoding laccase-7-like produces the protein MGRQLCFVPFVYVLIITLACSSSLIHAKVVEHTFHVGNITTRKMCQERTIIAVNGSLPGPTILVNEGDTLIVHVLNKSPYDVTIHWHGIFQLFSGWADGPEFATQCPIKPGHKYTYKFKVTKQEGTLWWHAHTSYMRATVYGALIIRPRIGRKYPFPKPYREVPIMIGEWWNANVMDVERIGMSTGGVPNISDAYSINGRLGDLYPCSKKHTYKLKVTPGKTYLLRIINAALNSQHFFKIANHKFTIVAIDASYAEPYRTSVVVIAPGQTVDVLMETNQPMADYYMAARPYNSAAVAGPFSDDTTTTGIVHYIGGPTKNSTAKMPILPALNDTATAHKFYTNLTGLTTSRFFVPVPRHPDEKMFITFGLGISVCGTPNGCINSPFGPMISFAASMNNHSFELPTSTSMLEAFANGVKGVYTEDFPDHPPLKFDYTKANLSSSLWMTEKNTRVKKVKFNSIVEIVLQNTALLTPENHPMHLHGFNFHVLAQGFGNYNNNKDRKKFNFFNPQERNTIAVPTGGWVVIRFRANNPGVWMMHCHLDVHMPLGLAMAFVVENGPTLSTRLPPPPADLPRC, from the exons ATGGGACGACAATTATGTTTCGTCCCATTCGTATACGTTCTTATAATCACTCTGGCTTGTTCTTCATCTTTGATTCATGCTAAAGTTGTCGAGCACACTTTCCAT GTGGGAAACATAACTACCAGGAAAATGTGTCAAGAACGCACTATAATAGCAGTGAACGGTAGCCTCCCCGGTCCGACAATACTGGTAAACGAAGGTGATACACTTATTGTTCATGTTCTGAACAAATCTCCCTACGATGTCACCATCCACTG GCATGGAATATTTCAGCTGTTCAGTGGATGGGCAGATGGACCGGAGTTTGCAACCCAATGTCCGATAAAACCAGGGCACAAGTACACATACAAATTCAAAGTCACTAAACAAGAAGGGACCTTGTGGTGGCATGCCCACACATCATATATGCGAGCCACCGTGTACGGTGCTCTCATTATCCGTCCAAGGATAGGCCGAAAATACCCGTTCCCTAAACCATATAGAGAAGTCCCAATTATGATAg GCGAGTGGTGGAATGCCAACGTGATGGATGTAGAGCGGATAGGTATGTCAACCGGTGGTGTCCCAAATATCTCCGATGCATACTCCATCAACGGTCGCCTTGGTGATCTTTACCCGTGTTCTAAAAAAC ATACATATAAGTTGAAGGTGACACCAGGAAAAACTTATCTTCTTCGGATCATCAACGCTGCACTCAATTCTCAACATTTCTTCAAGATCGCAAATCACAAGTTTACAATCGTCGCTATTGATGCCAGTTACGCAGAACCTTACCGCACAAGCGTAGTCGTAATAGCTCCAGGCCAAACAGTGGACGTTTTGATGGAGACTAATCAACCCATGGCAGATTATTACATGGCAGCTCGTCCATATAATAGCGCAGCAGTAGCTGGTCCGTTTTCCGACGACACAACCACCACGGGAATAGTCCACTACATCGGTGGCCCAACCAAAAATTCAACAGCCAAAATGCCAATCCTACCAGCCTTGAATGACACCGCAACAGCTCACAAATTCTACACCAATCTGACAGGTTTAACAACCTCGCGGTTCTTCGTTCCGGTTCCGCGTCACCCGGATGAGAAAATGTTCATAACCTTTGGACTAGGAATCAGCGTCTGCGGAACACCAAATGGTTGTATCAACAGTCCATTCGGACCTATGATTTCATTCGCCGCCAGTATGAATAACCACTCGTTCGAGCTCCCTACCAGTACATCGATGTTGGAAGCGTTTGCTAATGGCGTAAAAGGAGTTTACACAGAAGATTTTCCTGACCATCCACCACTGAAATTTGATTACACAAAGGCTAACCTGAGCAGTTCGCTGTGGATGACCGAGAAAAACACGCGGGTTAAGAAAGTGAAGTTCAATTCGATAGTCGAGATTGTGCTTCAGAACACAGCCTTGCTTACTCCTGAGAATCACCCAATGCATCTTCATGGTTTCAATTTCCATGTTTTGGCTCAAGGGTTTGGGAATTACAATAACAACAAAGATAGGAAGAAATTCAACTTTTTTAACCCACAGGAAAGAAATACGATCGCTGTGCCGACTGGTGGATGGGTTGTTATCAGATTCCGAGCAAATAATCCAg GTGTATGGATGATGCATTGCCACTTGGATGTTCATATGCCGCTTGGTCTTGCAATGGCATTCGTTGTCGAAAATGGACCAACACTGTCGACCAGGCTCCCTCCACCGCCGGCAGATCTTCCTCGTTGTtga